One Aegilops tauschii subsp. strangulata cultivar AL8/78 chromosome 7, Aet v6.0, whole genome shotgun sequence genomic window carries:
- the LOC109747303 gene encoding uncharacterized protein isoform X1, translated as MRIRRRPQQPSPYAAALLHHQQQYRADPSTSAHQTPRNAEERGPGGGGDEEEGRARPPHLHANADLGRKPAAARRLALPQDNAVEGQGAAAEQGDGDARRSSNGHGGGGGGGWKLDVACTGAGERAVKVEDPVTNGVAALSAVKEEKNGSGGAAGGAKKRRGPAVLMEGSRCSRVNGRGWRCSQPTLVGYSLCEHHLGKGRMRSAAAAAAAGVGAGGGRGGPGQLGRTEHRARMPVGVAVTTAAAKAEEPGLRPY; from the exons ATGAGGATCAGGAGGAGGCCGCAGCAGCCGTCCCCCTACGCCGCCGCCCTGCTGCACCACCAGCAGCAGTACCGCGCAGATCCGTCCACATCCGCGCACCAGACCCCGCGGAACGCGGAGGAGCGCGGCcccggcgggggcggcgacgaggaggaggggcgggCGAGGCCGCCGCATCTGCATGCCAATGCGGATCTCGGCCGCAAGCCCGCCGCCGCCAGGCGCCTGGCATTGCCGCAG GACAATGCAGTCGAGGGccagggcgcggcggcggagcaggGAGATGGTGATGCTCGCAGGAG CAGCAatggccatggcggcggcggcggcggcggctggaagCTGGACGTGGCATGCACGGGCGCCGGCGAGCGGGCGGTGAAGGTGGAAGATCCGGTCACGAATGGCGTGGCGGCGTTGTCGGCCGTCAAGGAGGAGAAGAATggcagcggcggcgcggctggcggGGCCAAGAAGCGGCGCGGCCCGGCGGTGCTGATGGAGGGGTCGCGGTGCAGCCGCGTGAACGGGCGCGGGTGGCGCTGCAGCCAGCCGACGCTGGTCGGCTACTCCCTCTGCGAGCACCACCTCGGCAAGGGCCGGATGCGCAGTGCGGCGGCGGCCGCGGCAGCGGGCGTCGGTGCTGGCGGCGGGCGCGGAGGccccggccagctcggccgcacCGAGCACCGGGCCAGGATGCCCGTCGGTGTCGCGGTGACCACCGCGGCGGCCAAGGCGGAGGAGCCGGGCCTGCGGCCCTACTAG
- the LOC109747303 gene encoding uncharacterized protein isoform X2, giving the protein MRIRRRPQQPSPYAAALLHHQQQYRADPSTSAHQTPRNAEERGPGGGGDEEEGRARPPHLHANADLGRKPAAARRLALPQDNAVEGQGAAAEQGDGDARRSNGHGGGGGGGWKLDVACTGAGERAVKVEDPVTNGVAALSAVKEEKNGSGGAAGGAKKRRGPAVLMEGSRCSRVNGRGWRCSQPTLVGYSLCEHHLGKGRMRSAAAAAAAGVGAGGGRGGPGQLGRTEHRARMPVGVAVTTAAAKAEEPGLRPY; this is encoded by the exons ATGAGGATCAGGAGGAGGCCGCAGCAGCCGTCCCCCTACGCCGCCGCCCTGCTGCACCACCAGCAGCAGTACCGCGCAGATCCGTCCACATCCGCGCACCAGACCCCGCGGAACGCGGAGGAGCGCGGCcccggcgggggcggcgacgaggaggaggggcgggCGAGGCCGCCGCATCTGCATGCCAATGCGGATCTCGGCCGCAAGCCCGCCGCCGCCAGGCGCCTGGCATTGCCGCAG GACAATGCAGTCGAGGGccagggcgcggcggcggagcaggGAGATGGTGATGCTCGCAGGAG CAatggccatggcggcggcggcggcggcggctggaagCTGGACGTGGCATGCACGGGCGCCGGCGAGCGGGCGGTGAAGGTGGAAGATCCGGTCACGAATGGCGTGGCGGCGTTGTCGGCCGTCAAGGAGGAGAAGAATggcagcggcggcgcggctggcggGGCCAAGAAGCGGCGCGGCCCGGCGGTGCTGATGGAGGGGTCGCGGTGCAGCCGCGTGAACGGGCGCGGGTGGCGCTGCAGCCAGCCGACGCTGGTCGGCTACTCCCTCTGCGAGCACCACCTCGGCAAGGGCCGGATGCGCAGTGCGGCGGCGGCCGCGGCAGCGGGCGTCGGTGCTGGCGGCGGGCGCGGAGGccccggccagctcggccgcacCGAGCACCGGGCCAGGATGCCCGTCGGTGTCGCGGTGACCACCGCGGCGGCCAAGGCGGAGGAGCCGGGCCTGCGGCCCTACTAG